The Crassostrea angulata isolate pt1a10 chromosome 1, ASM2561291v2, whole genome shotgun sequence nucleotide sequence TGTGCTGCTTTTGCAGTTCCGCTCCCAAATAATTGAAAATCGACAGCTTTTCCATCATAATGTTTGGAGCCATTAGAGTGGCACGCTCCGGCGATGGCGTTTAcctttaaatagaaaaataaaacctgttttaaatttatttcattagaccacttttactatttttttatttttaaaaccgACCGACCGAACAAAAATTGTGGAATCAGGTTAATGAATTTGACTGAGACATATTATTCATTTACCCCTATCCATCCCCCCAACGTAAATGCGATTTGAAAGGTTTTAAAAGGAGTACCAggtatttgtttttcttttttgggtATGTGGTAGGGTTTTGTTGGTAGTGTTCGTATATTTGTGTAAAACTcgatcggaaatttttttcaagtcggttttttAATACGAGGCACCGtaatgtctttaaaattaataCTCTTCAATTGGAATTATAAACAGATATTATTTATTCATCgagtgcaaaattcactgtaAAATCCACAGATTGTTAACATTCAAAGTGCATTTTGCAGTGAATTTTGTActcaataaatgaataatatctGTGTATAATTCCAATAAATACTATTTAAAAACAGTACGGGGCATCGTATTAAATTATTAATCAATTTgattatttcatcaaaattaacaATTACAGATTTGtgtgtaaaatgaaattaaaggtTGATAAATGTATACTGATTAATCTTTGgacaatacaaaaaatggtAAGTGAGGCACtaatatttgaattataaaagaatataaaaaaaaatcatataataataaaatttaaacaagaatAGATTTCCTGCGTCCCCcaccggtcaagcagtatactagtatactgtatatgaaattgcaatatttcaaacattaagggctgttccagaattaaatgtgtggggaggttgggaggaacatttttttacccccaccacccattttttttctatttttcctgtcgcaaatatatccaaaatgctacaatctaaaatcaaacaaataccTATTAACATATATAAGTTTATCTAAAATGTACAAGACAATATCACTGTACagtttttgattaaaaatcatattcaaGTTTCATACTCTGGTTTACATACCGTATAAAACCACATACCTTATTGcagagatatacatgtaagaaaatggtgattttcgaacttgaccaaagtattagtggtataaacatttggtataaatttaatgaaaatccgtcaaaatttgtaggcatgagagcgcttacaaaaaagtgtgacggacggaaacACGGACGCAAaatcccataactccaacaaaaagtatcgaccaaggctgatttaggaacttgaccaaagtattagtagtaaaaacatttggtataaatttcatgtaaaccCGTCAAaattgtaggcatgagagcggttacaaggtcaatttttgatataattaagtaataattgtggtcaaagtcccataactccaacaaaaagtatcgaccaaggctgatttcggaacttgaccaaggtattagtggtataaacatttggtataattttcatgtaaatccgtcaaaatttgtaggcatgagagcgcttacaaggtcaatatttggataaaacagagtcattattgtggtcaaagtcccaaatctccaacaaaaagtatcgaccaatgctgattttcgaacttgaccaaagtattagtggtataaacatttggtatgaatttaatgaaaatccgtcaaaatttgtaggcatgagagcgcttacaaggtcacaaagtcccataactccaacaaaaagtatcgaccaatgctgattttcgaacttgaccaaagtattagtggtataaacattggtgtaaatttaatgaaaatccgtcaaaatttgtaggcatgagagcgctacAAAAAATGTGACGGACGGAAacacggacggacggacgcccggcatttctatgtccccgctccgcgttgcggcgggggacaaaaataattctacatgtacctgtacTTGGTATTTGGTAGAAGTTCCCAAGTTGTAAATGTATTGTAGAATTTTCAAGTCCAGACAGGTAGAGCCACCTGGTGCCTGTCCTTCTCTACATTTATAACtgaaatatgaatatatttaatattatatcaacTACTACCATTTAATGTTGAATGCCATTAATTTGACAAATATTTAATACTTcatataagtttaaaaaatatatatacccttcTTATATAAAttgtcatataaatatatatacgtGTCAATTCTCGATGAGATCTTTCAAAAAAATGCAACAACAGCATAGAAAACatccccccccctctctctctctctctctccattgaCCTTATGATACAATTAACTACCTTGACCGCTTGGCAACTTTTCTAGCACATGCATCCCTGATATTGCTGTAAGGATCTGCTTCGTCTTTCACTTGTGATGGGTTTATTTTTAACAAGGTAATCTTTGAGGAGTTTTTAATCTTGCATGCTACTGCCGCTGCCGCTGCACTACAACTCGCCGATCCTATAAACATTGTATCTATATTGTTgacttacttacatgtagaatgaataaaataacaTCTTGGTAAGTAAAGGGTTTTCTCCCTTATTCTAATTATGAGATTGATATTAGATTGTCAGTATCATCTTTAGCCAAGGAAAACGTTCCCACTCGATTAAAGTTTTATAAGGGTTAGTTTTGCAAAAATAAGAACTGTAACCTCTCGTGTTATAAGCAGCAAATAGGCTACACGTATAGCGTAAAATTGGAAAGAAAATGcagttttcatttaatttgaatcaGTGCCTACCTGACTGTGGGACACAGCACTTCCTGGACGCTGATCCTCCACACAATCCGCTCGTGTATGTCCCTCTACAGGACACGGAGGTCTGTTGACATTTACCTCCTTTATCTCTGCAAGGTTTGTCAGCAACTTtttatgagagaaaaaaaaaacccatttactGATTATGCAAGTAGAAATGTTAAAGATAAAGTGTGTCTAACGAATATGATTCAgttgtttctttatatttatatcgaaaacaaatttttttggtttatattcagattttaaaattatagacAAACGGACTCTCGTGGGTAAGTGAGTGTAGATAAAGCCTAAATAGAAGGTTCATTTCATGTGTAGTTAGATATGACGCCTTCCAAACAAAAAACagcattaaaatgtttttaatagcATTGTTTTATCATCATTGTTGAAAACAGCAGATGTTTTCAACAAGAGGCCAAAAGACGTTTACTTGAATACCTTAGCTCATACACAGACCTTTTGAAGATTCTCTTAATATATCCATTTAATTAAGCTTCACTCTGgagtaaaataaaatctaaaatatggTAATTACCTAAAATCTTACAATAAGGACATTGATTGGGAATAACTGCTCCATATTTATTAACTTTCAAGATAGCATTTATGTTTATATGGTTTGATATATAActtacagatacatgtagctggtattcatgttttattaaaaaaaacaacaacaacaaccttTCCCATCCCCATCGGCCAGACAGGCACTCTGTCCTTTGGGACATTTATACGAAAACAAAAACCACTGATTAgttattttgttctataaattTTCACGTTTTACCTGTTCACTCTTCAACCATTTATTCAAAGACACCATTTTGCATTTATTAAAAAGTATATTACACATACCAAactttttcagtattttttttacgcTGTTATTAACAAGTCTACGgtttatttaaaactttaaaacctgttttggttgttttgtttaaaaaaaaaataaaaagaactttGAACtctttgtatacatttttttacaatgaGTAGTTCTTAAATATGAAAAAGCAAGGAAAAAATATCCATTAACTGTTTTGTCCCCATTAACCAATTCTTGCAAATTGCTTTCTTGTTATCTTTAATTTTGATAGACAGCTTCATTCATTccctttataaatttttttcattaaaattcaagTTCGCCCACACCCATTATAACTAAATGTGACTACATTTTGGCGCCATCCTTGAGTCAAAACCTCTTTCCAAGTGGCCATGAAATTTTGGTAGATGACTTCCTagtcttcatattttttttacaggtgtgtgggagtagagatgttttttaaagtaaagtaaATTTCCTAACATAGGGCGTATATCAGTTCGACAATTTACCATGTAGTTTAGAGGATgaagttaaaattgttaatggatGACAAACagcataaataaaaatacatgttcaataCATAGTCATattaaccacccccccccccccgccccccgcTTCAACTTCTGCCCCATGGCTCAAGGACGACGAATCTCACCATTTAACATCAGCacaattttaacataataaCAATGCAAAACCTCATTTCCCACAACTGTGATAGTACAGATCTTAAATCTATATACTGTCACTATGTGGCAACATTTGCCCGACCTAGGGACTTAACTCCTGACCCAGGaaccataaatttca carries:
- the LOC128157124 gene encoding uncharacterized protein LOC128157124 isoform X2; its protein translation is MITELSKKMQARRPLGSCAIILFFIIQTATGDLRCLRKGGKCQENSIPCDNYQKGLCNGGRTRQCCISNQVADKPCRDKGGKCQQTSVSCRGTYTSGLCGGSASRKCCVPQSGSASCSAAAAAVACKIKNSSKITLLKINPSQVKDEADPYSNIRDACARKVAKRSSYKCREGQAPGGSTCLDLKILQYIYNLGTSTKYQVQVNAIAGACHSNGSKHYDGKAVDFQLFGSGTAKAAQEKAFRDECTKHKGWSHGGTHVHCQIV
- the LOC128157124 gene encoding uncharacterized protein LOC128157124 isoform X1 — translated: MLMFFEELSKKMQARRPLGSCAIILFFIIQTATGDLRCLRKGGKCQENSIPCDNYQKGLCNGGRTRQCCISNQVADKPCRDKGGKCQQTSVSCRGTYTSGLCGGSASRKCCVPQSGSASCSAAAAAVACKIKNSSKITLLKINPSQVKDEADPYSNIRDACARKVAKRSSYKCREGQAPGGSTCLDLKILQYIYNLGTSTKYQVQVNAIAGACHSNGSKHYDGKAVDFQLFGSGTAKAAQEKAFRDECTKHKGWSHGGTHVHCQIV